A window of the Fusobacterium periodonticum ATCC 33693 genome harbors these coding sequences:
- the tuf gene encoding elongation factor Tu — protein MAKEKFERSKPHVNIGTIGHVDHGKTTTTAAISKVLSDKGWAKKVDFDQIDAAPEEKERGITINTAHIEYETATRHYAHVDCPGHADYVKNMITGAAQMDGAILVVSAADGPMPQTREHILLSRQVGVPYIVVYLNKADMVEDEELLELVEMEVRELLTEYGFPGDDIPVIRGSSLGALNGEQKWVDQILALMEAVDSYIPTPERAVDQPFLMPIEDVFTITGRGTVVTGRVERGIIKVGEEIEIVGIKPTTKTTCTGVEMFRKLLDQGQAGDNIGVLLRGTKKEEVERGQVLAKPGSIHPHTNFKGEVYVLTKDEGGRHTPFFSGYRPQFYFRTTDITGAVTLPDGVEMVMPGDNITMTVELIHPIAMEQGLRFAIREGGRTVASGVVSEITK, from the coding sequence ATGGCTAAAGAAAAATTCGAGAGAAGTAAACCACATGTAAACATTGGAACAATCGGGCACGTTGACCATGGAAAAACTACTACAACTGCTGCTATATCTAAAGTATTATCTGACAAAGGATGGGCTAAAAAAGTAGATTTCGATCAAATCGATGCTGCTCCAGAAGAAAAAGAAAGAGGAATCACTATCAATACAGCTCACATTGAATATGAAACAGCAACTAGACACTATGCTCACGTTGACTGTCCAGGACACGCGGACTATGTTAAAAATATGATAACTGGAGCTGCTCAAATGGACGGAGCTATACTTGTTGTATCAGCTGCTGATGGTCCTATGCCTCAAACAAGAGAACACATCTTACTTTCTAGACAAGTTGGAGTTCCATACATCGTTGTTTATTTAAACAAAGCTGATATGGTTGAAGACGAAGAATTACTAGAATTAGTAGAAATGGAAGTTAGAGAATTATTAACTGAATATGGATTCCCAGGAGATGACATCCCTGTAATCAGAGGATCATCTTTAGGAGCTTTAAATGGAGAACAAAAATGGGTTGACCAAATATTAGCACTTATGGAAGCTGTAGATAGCTACATCCCTACTCCAGAAAGAGCTGTAGACCAACCATTCTTGATGCCAATAGAAGACGTTTTCACTATCACAGGAAGAGGAACAGTTGTTACTGGAAGAGTTGAAAGAGGAATCATCAAAGTTGGAGAAGAAATAGAAATAGTTGGAATCAAACCTACAACTAAAACAACTTGTACAGGTGTTGAAATGTTTAGAAAACTTCTTGATCAAGGTCAAGCAGGAGATAACATTGGAGTATTATTAAGAGGAACTAAGAAAGAAGAAGTTGAAAGAGGACAAGTTCTTGCTAAACCAGGAAGTATCCACCCTCATACAAACTTCAAAGGAGAAGTTTACGTATTAACTAAAGATGAAGGAGGAAGACATACTCCATTCTTCTCAGGATACAGACCTCAATTCTACTTCAGAACTACTGACATCACTGGTGCAGTAACTCTACCTGATGGAGTAGAAATGGTAATGCCAGGAGATAACATCACTATGACTGTAGAATTAATCCACCCAATCGCTATGGAACAAGGATTAAGATTCGCTATCAGAGAAGGTGGAAGAACTGTTGCTTCTGGAGTTGTTTCTGAAATAACTAAATAA
- the fucO gene encoding lactaldehyde reductase: MNRYVLNETSYFGAGCRTELATEVKTKGYKKALLVSDRVLASCGVLDKVKEVLNNAGIPYDEFLEIKQNPTIKNCQDGLEAFKKSGADFIIAVGGGSVMDTSKAIGIVYNNPSFADIKSLEGVPNTTKRSVPIIALPTTCGTAAEVTINYVITVEEENRKIVCVDPKDIPVVAIVDAELMQSMPARTIASTGMDALTHAIEGYITKGAHILSDMYEIQAIELIAKHLRGAVKDKNIVDMEGMSIGQYVAGMGFSNVGLGIVHSMAHPLGGVYDIAHGVANALLLPIVMEYNMPVCIDKYGNIAKAMGVDITNMSKEEAAKAAIEAVRQLAIDVNIPQTLRELNIPKEGLPRLAKDALADVCTGGNPREVTYEDILKLYEIAY; this comes from the coding sequence ATGAACAGATATGTATTGAATGAAACAAGTTATTTTGGGGCTGGTTGTAGAACTGAGCTTGCAACTGAGGTTAAAACTAAAGGGTACAAAAAAGCACTTCTAGTAAGTGACAGAGTTCTAGCTTCTTGTGGTGTCTTAGACAAAGTAAAGGAAGTTCTTAACAATGCTGGAATACCATATGATGAATTTTTAGAAATTAAACAAAATCCAACAATTAAAAATTGTCAAGATGGTTTAGAAGCTTTTAAGAAATCAGGGGCAGATTTCATAATTGCAGTAGGTGGAGGTTCAGTAATGGACACTTCAAAAGCTATAGGAATAGTATATAATAATCCAAGTTTTGCAGATATAAAATCACTTGAAGGAGTACCTAATACGACTAAGAGAAGTGTACCTATAATTGCACTTCCAACAACTTGTGGAACAGCAGCAGAAGTAACAATCAACTATGTTATAACTGTTGAAGAAGAAAACAGAAAAATAGTTTGTGTAGATCCAAAAGATATTCCTGTGGTAGCAATTGTAGATGCTGAATTAATGCAATCAATGCCAGCAAGAACTATTGCATCAACTGGAATGGATGCTTTAACTCATGCTATTGAAGGATATATAACAAAGGGAGCACATATACTTTCAGATATGTATGAAATACAAGCTATAGAATTAATTGCTAAGCACTTAAGAGGGGCTGTAAAAGATAAAAATATTGTTGATATGGAAGGAATGAGCATAGGACAATATGTTGCAGGAATGGGATTTAGTAATGTAGGATTAGGAATAGTTCACTCTATGGCTCACCCTCTAGGAGGAGTTTATGATATAGCTCATGGAGTTGCTAATGCACTTCTATTACCAATAGTAATGGAATACAATATGCCAGTATGTATAGATAAATATGGAAATATTGCAAAGGCAATGGGAGTAGATATCACTAATATGTCTAAAGAAGAAGCTGCAAAAGCTGCGATAGAAGCTGTTAGACAATTAGCAATAGATGTAAATATTCCTCAAACATTAAGAGAATTAAACATACCTAAAGAAGGTTTACCTAGATTAGCAAAAGATGCTTTAGCAGATGTTTGTACAGGTGGAAACCCAAGAGAAGTTACATATGAAGATATCTTAAAATTATATGAAATAGCATATTAA
- a CDS encoding DUF2262 domain-containing protein translates to MKLKEVKNILKNSKYLSKAKIEDEVEINGTISLWNRNDVDIIIEFDDENDIDFSEATLKLIEDKLNWIDKNKKLICKTFIEDEGMFYGLNDEIEKQLSKKEKAKIDDLEFSAPITEEEFSNSLYIAYINFYVEDEDNISCNFDLDCEPDYLFGHLANIELDEDNEILMSGING, encoded by the coding sequence ATGAAATTAAAAGAAGTAAAAAATATTTTAAAAAATAGTAAATATCTTTCTAAAGCCAAAATTGAAGATGAGGTTGAAATAAATGGAACAATTAGTCTTTGGAATAGAAATGATGTTGATATCATAATAGAATTTGATGATGAAAATGATATTGATTTTTCTGAAGCTACATTAAAACTAATTGAAGATAAATTAAATTGGATAGATAAAAATAAGAAATTAATATGTAAAACTTTTATTGAAGATGAAGGAATGTTCTATGGTTTAAATGATGAGATAGAAAAACAACTATCAAAAAAAGAAAAAGCTAAAATTGATGATTTAGAATTTTCTGCTCCTATTACAGAAGAAGAATTTTCTAATTCATTATATATTGCATATATTAATTTTTATGTAGAAGATGAAGATAATATAAGTTGTAATTTCGATTTAGATTGTGAACCTGACTATCTTTTTGGACATCTTGCTAATATTGAATTAGATGAAGATAATGAAATTCTTATGAGTGGAATAAATGGATAA
- the fusA gene encoding elongation factor G: MARKVSLDMTRNVGIMAHIDAGKTTTTERILFYTGVERKLGEVHEGQATMDWMEQEQERGITITSAATTCFWKGHRINIIDTPGHVDFTVEVERSLRVLDGAVAVFSAVDGVQPQSETVWRQADKYKVPRLAFFNKMDRIGANFDMCVSDIREKLGSNPVPIQIPIGAEDKFEGVVDLIEMKEIVWPVDSDNGQHFDVKEIRAELQEKAEEARQYMLESIVETDDALMEKFFGGEEITKEEIVKGLRKATIDNTIVPVVCGTAFKNKGIQALLDAIVNYMPAPTDVAMVEGRDPKNPEILIDREMSDDAPFASLAFKVMTDPFVGRLTFFRVYAGFVEKGATVLNSTKGKKERMGRILQMHANNREEIEHVYCGDIAAAVGLKDTTTGDTLCAEDAPIVLEQMEFPEPVISVAVEPKTKNDQEKMGIALSKLAEEDPTFRVRTDEETGQTIISGMGELHLEIIVDRMKREFKVESNVGKPQVAYRETITKSYDQEVKYAKQSGGRGQYGHVKIILEPNPGKEFEFVNKITGGVIPREYIPAVEKGCKEALESGVIAGYPLVDVKVTLYDGSYHEVDSSEMAFKIAGSMALKQAATKANPVILEPVFKVEVTTPEEYMGDIIGDLNSRRGMVSGMIDRNGAKIITAKVPLSEMFGYATDLRSKSQGRATYSWEFSEYLQVPASIQKQIQEERGK, from the coding sequence ATGGCTAGGAAAGTATCATTAGATATGACTAGAAACGTTGGAATAATGGCTCACATCGATGCAGGGAAAACAACAACAACAGAAAGAATACTATTTTATACTGGAGTTGAAAGAAAACTAGGAGAAGTTCATGAAGGTCAAGCAACAATGGACTGGATGGAACAAGAGCAAGAAAGAGGAATAACAATTACTTCTGCTGCTACTACTTGTTTTTGGAAAGGTCACAGAATAAATATAATAGACACACCAGGGCACGTGGATTTTACTGTTGAAGTTGAAAGATCTCTAAGAGTACTAGATGGGGCTGTTGCAGTGTTCTCAGCTGTTGATGGTGTTCAACCACAATCAGAAACAGTGTGGAGACAAGCTGATAAATATAAAGTACCAAGACTAGCTTTCTTTAACAAGATGGATAGAATTGGAGCTAACTTTGATATGTGTGTATCAGATATCAGAGAAAAATTAGGTTCAAACCCAGTACCTATACAAATTCCTATCGGAGCAGAAGATAAGTTTGAAGGGGTAGTAGACCTAATAGAAATGAAAGAAATTGTTTGGCCAGTGGATTCAGACAATGGACAACATTTCGATGTTAAAGAAATTAGAGCAGAATTACAAGAAAAGGCTGAAGAAGCAAGACAATATATGCTTGAATCAATAGTTGAAACTGATGATGCACTAATGGAAAAATTCTTTGGTGGAGAAGAAATAACTAAAGAAGAAATTGTAAAAGGATTAAGAAAAGCTACAATAGATAATACGATAGTTCCTGTTGTATGTGGAACAGCATTTAAAAATAAAGGTATCCAAGCTTTATTAGATGCAATAGTAAACTATATGCCAGCACCTACAGATGTTGCTATGGTTGAAGGTAGAGATCCTAAAAATCCTGAAATATTAATAGATAGAGAAATGTCAGACGATGCACCTTTCGCATCTCTAGCTTTCAAAGTTATGACTGACCCATTCGTAGGAAGATTAACTTTCTTCAGAGTTTATGCTGGATTTGTTGAAAAAGGAGCTACAGTTCTTAACTCAACAAAAGGTAAGAAAGAAAGAATGGGAAGAATCCTTCAAATGCATGCTAACAACAGAGAAGAAATCGAACACGTATATTGTGGAGATATAGCAGCAGCAGTTGGATTGAAAGATACAACTACAGGAGACACTCTTTGTGCTGAAGATGCACCAATAGTTCTTGAACAAATGGAATTCCCTGAACCAGTTATCTCAGTTGCGGTTGAACCAAAAACTAAAAATGACCAAGAAAAAATGGGAATTGCTTTATCAAAACTTGCTGAAGAAGACCCTACATTTAGAGTTAGAACTGATGAAGAAACAGGTCAAACAATTATCTCAGGAATGGGAGAATTACACCTTGAAATCATCGTAGACAGAATGAAAAGAGAATTTAAAGTAGAATCTAATGTTGGTAAGCCACAAGTTGCTTACAGAGAAACTATTACTAAATCTTATGATCAAGAAGTTAAATATGCTAAACAATCTGGAGGTAGAGGACAATATGGACATGTTAAAATTATCCTTGAACCAAATCCAGGTAAAGAATTTGAATTTGTAAACAAAATAACAGGAGGGGTAATTCCTAGAGAATATATACCTGCTGTTGAAAAAGGATGTAAAGAAGCTCTTGAATCAGGAGTTATCGCTGGATATCCTTTAGTTGATGTAAAAGTAACTCTATATGATGGATCATACCACGAAGTTGACTCATCAGAAATGGCGTTCAAAATAGCTGGATCAATGGCACTTAAACAAGCTGCTACAAAAGCTAACCCAGTAATATTAGAACCAGTATTCAAAGTAGAAGTAACTACCCCAGAAGAATACATGGGAGATATCATTGGAGACTTAAACTCAAGAAGAGGAATGGTATCTGGAATGATCGATAGAAATGGTGCTAAGATAATAACAGCTAAAGTACCTTTATCAGAAATGTTTGGATACGCAACTGACTTAAGATCTAAATCTCAAGGAAGAGCAACTTATTCTTGGGAATTTTCTGAATATCTTCAAGTACCTGCTTCAATCCAAAAGCAAATACAAGAAGAAAGAGGAAAATAA
- the rpsG gene encoding 30S ribosomal protein S7 produces MSRRRAAVKRDVLPDSRYSDKVVTKVINSIMLDGKKSIAEGIFYSAMDLIKEKTGQEGYDVFKQALENIKPQIEVRSRRIGGATYQVPVEVKADRQQTLAIRWLTTYTRARKEYGMIEKLAAELIAAANNEGATIKKKEDTYKMAEANRAFAHYRV; encoded by the coding sequence ATGTCAAGAAGAAGAGCTGCGGTAAAAAGAGATGTTTTACCTGATTCAAGATACTCTGATAAAGTTGTAACTAAAGTAATCAATTCAATAATGCTAGATGGAAAAAAATCAATAGCTGAAGGAATATTCTACTCAGCAATGGATTTAATAAAAGAAAAAACTGGTCAAGAAGGATATGATGTTTTCAAACAAGCTTTAGAAAATATTAAACCTCAAATAGAAGTTAGATCTAGAAGAATTGGAGGAGCTACATACCAAGTTCCAGTTGAAGTAAAAGCTGATAGACAACAAACACTTGCAATAAGATGGTTAACTACTTATACAAGAGCAAGAAAAGAATACGGAATGATAGAAAAACTTGCAGCAGAATTAATTGCAGCAGCAAATAATGAAGGTGCAACTATTAAGAAAAAAGAAGATACTTATAAGATGGCAGAAGCTAACAGAGCGTTTGCACACTATAGAGTATAA
- the rpsL gene encoding 30S ribosomal protein S12 translates to MPTLSQLVKKGRQTLTEKRKSPALQGNPQRRGVCIRVYTTTPKKPNSALRKVARVKLTNGIEVTCYIPGEGHNLQEHSIVLVRGGRTKDLPGVRYKIIRGALDTAGVAKRKQGRSKYGAKNA, encoded by the coding sequence ATGCCTACTCTAAGTCAATTAGTAAAAAAAGGAAGACAAACATTAACTGAAAAAAGAAAATCTCCAGCTTTACAAGGAAACCCACAAAGAAGAGGAGTTTGTATCAGAGTGTACACTACTACACCTAAGAAACCAAACTCAGCTTTAAGAAAAGTTGCCAGAGTAAAATTAACAAATGGAATTGAAGTTACATGTTATATTCCTGGTGAAGGACACAACTTACAAGAACACTCAATCGTTCTAGTAAGAGGAGGAAGAACAAAGGATTTACCAGGGGTTAGATATAAAATCATTAGAGGTGCTTTAGATACTGCTGGTGTTGCAAAGAGAAAACAAGGAAGATCTAAGTACGGAGCGAAAAACGCATAA